One Weissella coleopterorum DNA segment encodes these proteins:
- a CDS encoding DUF1456 family protein has protein sequence MNNNDIVIRLRYALTISNADMLKIFKLGGLEITNERLANILKRQEKETVRDQNLSMEELERFMNGLILSQRGIKKDTAGQPLPSTFDMQKEADINNVVLKKLKIAMMYTSADYQSFFKSAGIEVSNAELSAVLRRPDHRNYRPAGNRYLRNILKGMALEYRQKKA, from the coding sequence ATGAATAATAATGATATTGTAATTCGCTTACGGTATGCACTCACAATTTCAAATGCAGATATGTTGAAAATTTTTAAATTGGGTGGCTTAGAAATTACAAATGAACGCTTGGCAAATATTTTGAAACGACAGGAAAAAGAAACTGTGCGTGATCAGAACTTATCCATGGAAGAATTAGAACGTTTTATGAATGGCTTAATTTTATCACAGCGTGGTATCAAAAAGGATACGGCGGGACAACCATTACCATCAACGTTTGATATGCAAAAAGAAGCTGATATTAATAATGTGGTCTTAAAGAAATTGAAAATTGCAATGATGTATACTAGTGCGGATTATCAAAGTTTTTTCAAATCTGCGGGAATTGAAGTATCAAATGCGGAATTGAGTGCCGTTTTGAGACGACCTGATCATCGGAATTATCGTCCGGCAGGAAATCGCTATCTCAGAAATATTTTGAAGGGGATGGCATTAGAGTATCGTCAAAAAAAAGCATAG
- the mutL gene encoding DNA mismatch repair endonuclease MutL: MGQDIIELSETLANQIAAGEVIERPASVVKELVENAIDAGATKVDILIEAAGIQLIQVIDDGQGIRADQLERAFLRHATSKIKTKQDLFQIHSLGFRGEALPSIASVADVFLETAVANAESGAMLHIRGNQILEQKGAEARKGTNITVRDLFFNTPARLKYLKSQTTELAKIVDIINRLAFSYPEISFNLVHNKKRLMQTVGNGNLQQVIGAIYGVEVARDMVTVTAADTDFKVQGWIAKPELTRSNRSYISLLINGRYVRNFNLAKALVKGYGTRLMVGRFPLAVLQIELDPSLVDVNVHPQKFEVRISKENQLLTLLEKMVSEAFNQVNLIPNATEHLDDASDGPRAEINFVQQLNQISKSKQAQSGRQSLQSQKKEPHIGTGKADQKNNQTTPQPSIQPIVVEHVGDLNDSSVEDFSHKYQANLQPDPFGAISTSIITGDQTQLPLQSDSKQSIVAGFPQLEYLSQFHGTFLFAQGADGLYLIDQHAAQERVKYEYYHATLAQTGLEQQKLLVPLVFEFTTVEMLELESQAETLGALGLHLENFGPNTLILREHPGWFPVGQEAETVQEMVDWLLRDGGLTLQQFREKTAIMMACKRSIKANWKLNAKEAQNLIDQLAETKNPYNCPHGRPVVINFKETDLEKMFKRIQDSHENWIEYDQHPF; encoded by the coding sequence ATGGGGCAAGATATCATTGAATTATCGGAAACTTTAGCAAACCAAATTGCCGCTGGTGAAGTGATTGAGCGACCCGCATCGGTTGTAAAGGAATTGGTTGAAAATGCGATTGATGCGGGAGCAACCAAAGTCGATATACTAATTGAGGCAGCTGGAATTCAATTAATTCAAGTGATTGACGATGGACAAGGGATTCGAGCTGACCAGTTAGAACGAGCTTTTTTGCGACATGCCACTTCTAAAATCAAAACCAAACAGGATTTATTTCAAATTCATTCTCTTGGTTTTCGAGGCGAAGCCTTGCCATCGATTGCTTCAGTTGCTGATGTTTTTTTGGAAACAGCTGTGGCAAATGCAGAGTCTGGAGCGATGTTGCACATTCGCGGTAATCAGATTTTAGAACAGAAGGGGGCTGAGGCACGGAAAGGGACAAATATAACCGTGCGAGATCTCTTTTTTAATACACCCGCTCGATTGAAGTATTTGAAATCTCAAACCACAGAATTAGCTAAAATCGTTGATATTATCAATCGCTTGGCGTTTAGTTATCCTGAAATTTCGTTTAACTTAGTACATAATAAAAAACGCTTAATGCAAACGGTCGGCAATGGCAACTTACAACAGGTTATTGGGGCTATTTATGGAGTCGAAGTGGCTCGAGATATGGTGACTGTCACGGCTGCTGATACTGATTTCAAGGTTCAAGGCTGGATCGCAAAGCCAGAGTTAACCCGTTCTAACCGTTCATATATTAGTCTGTTAATTAATGGCAGATATGTTCGGAATTTTAATTTAGCTAAGGCTTTGGTCAAAGGTTATGGAACGCGTTTAATGGTGGGGCGGTTCCCGTTAGCGGTGTTACAGATCGAGTTAGATCCGAGTTTAGTAGATGTTAATGTCCATCCTCAAAAATTTGAGGTTCGGATTAGTAAAGAAAATCAGTTATTAACTTTACTAGAAAAGATGGTTTCTGAGGCATTTAATCAAGTGAACTTGATCCCCAATGCGACGGAACATTTAGACGATGCATCAGATGGGCCGCGTGCTGAAATAAATTTTGTCCAACAATTAAATCAAATTTCTAAAAGTAAACAAGCTCAGAGTGGTCGACAATCGCTTCAAAGTCAAAAAAAGGAACCTCATATTGGTACGGGAAAAGCCGACCAAAAAAATAATCAAACAACTCCGCAACCATCAATTCAACCTATTGTGGTGGAACATGTGGGAGATTTAAATGATAGTAGTGTGGAAGATTTCAGCCACAAATATCAAGCTAATTTACAACCGGATCCCTTTGGCGCAATAAGTACGTCGATTATTACGGGTGATCAAACACAGTTACCTTTACAATCGGATTCAAAGCAATCCATTGTAGCGGGATTCCCGCAATTGGAATATCTAAGTCAATTTCATGGAACTTTTTTATTTGCTCAAGGGGCAGATGGTTTGTATTTAATTGATCAACATGCGGCACAAGAACGAGTAAAATATGAATATTATCATGCAACTTTAGCACAGACTGGATTAGAACAACAAAAATTATTGGTGCCACTGGTGTTTGAGTTTACGACCGTAGAAATGCTGGAGTTGGAAAGTCAGGCAGAAACTCTAGGTGCGCTTGGGTTACATTTAGAAAATTTCGGTCCTAATACTTTGATTTTACGTGAGCATCCTGGATGGTTTCCAGTTGGTCAAGAGGCGGAAACAGTTCAAGAAATGGTTGACTGGTTACTGCGGGATGGTGGTTTAACGTTACAACAATTTCGAGAAAAAACGGCGATCATGATGGCTTGTAAACGTTCAATTAAGGCCAATTGGAAGTTAAATGCCAAAGAAGCTCAAAATTTAATTGACCAATTGGCTGAAACTAAAAACCCTTACAATTGTCCTCATGGCCGTCCCGTAGTAATTAATTTTAAAGAAACTGATCTCGAGAAAATGTTTAAAAGAATTCAAGATAGCCATGAAAATTGGATTGAGTATGACCAACACCCATTTTAA
- a CDS encoding ECF-type riboflavin transporter substrate-binding protein, with protein sequence MRFKKIKWIFALSVSILFFAWLMRTFHAPLGVMHTQINIAMAWLAFVTSIFGPIFGLMVGLLGHALQDYLLLDNAWWSWVIADGLFGLLLGLVTQRLQLIFSPLTWQKIIAFNVWQGLANIIAWIVIAPLGDILIYGSKAKLVFQQGLYAGIANFIVIAIGGTLLIMIANSLVKLLKR encoded by the coding sequence ATGCGTTTTAAAAAAATTAAATGGATCTTTGCCCTTAGTGTGAGCATCTTATTTTTTGCATGGTTGATGCGAACTTTTCATGCTCCTCTGGGCGTTATGCATACCCAGATTAATATTGCGATGGCCTGGTTGGCCTTTGTGACATCAATTTTTGGACCAATTTTTGGACTCATGGTGGGATTATTAGGGCACGCCTTACAAGATTATTTATTATTGGATAATGCTTGGTGGTCATGGGTGATTGCCGATGGCCTGTTTGGATTATTATTAGGTTTGGTGACACAACGATTACAGTTGATTTTTAGCCCATTGACTTGGCAAAAAATTATCGCTTTTAATGTTTGGCAAGGATTAGCAAATATTATTGCATGGATCGTAATTGCTCCACTGGGTGATATTTTAATTTATGGTTCAAAGGCTAAGCTAGTATTCCAACAAGGCCTTTACGCCGGAATTGCCAATTTCATAGTTATTGCAATTGGTGGAACTTTGTTAATTATGATAGCTAATTCATTAGTTAAACTATTGAAACGATAA
- the groL gene encoding chaperonin GroEL (60 kDa chaperone family; promotes refolding of misfolded polypeptides especially under stressful conditions; forms two stacked rings of heptamers to form a barrel-shaped 14mer; ends can be capped by GroES; misfolded proteins enter the barrel where they are refolded when GroES binds), translating into MAKELKFSEDARAKMKAGVDQLADTVKTTIGPKGRNVVIEQSYGAPTITNDGVTIAKAIELEDHFEDMGAKLVAEVASKTNDIAGDGTTTATVLAQAIINEGLKNVTAGANPVGVRRGIELATNAAVKSLHEMSKTVSTKEEIAQIASISAANEEVGALIAEAMDKVGHDGVITIEESKGIETTLDVVEGMQFDRGYMSQYMVTDNEKMEANLDNPFIMITDKKIGNIQDILPVLQQVVEQGRALMIVADDITGEALPTLVLNKMRGTFNVVAVKAPGFGDRRKAMLEDLAVLTGGTVITDDLGLNLKDVTIENLGQAAKVTITKDSTTVVEGAGDKQLLTERVALIKSQIDETTSDFDREKLQERLAKLAGGVAVINVGAATETELKERKYRIEDALNATRAAVEEGFVAGGGTALVNVIPAVSALKAEGDIQTGINIVERALEAPVRQIAENAGLEGSVIVNKLKEQTLGTGYNAADDTWVDMIAAGIVDPTKVTRSALQNAASVSALLLTTEAVVAEQPKDEVPMPAPQGGMNGMM; encoded by the coding sequence ATGGCAAAAGAATTAAAGTTCTCTGAAGATGCGCGAGCAAAAATGAAGGCTGGGGTTGATCAACTAGCTGATACTGTAAAAACAACCATTGGACCTAAAGGCCGAAATGTAGTGATTGAACAAAGTTATGGAGCTCCGACAATTACTAATGATGGTGTAACAATTGCTAAAGCTATTGAATTGGAAGACCATTTCGAGGATATGGGAGCTAAGTTGGTTGCTGAAGTGGCTTCTAAGACGAATGATATTGCTGGTGATGGAACGACAACCGCAACCGTATTAGCACAAGCCATAATTAACGAAGGCTTGAAGAACGTCACGGCTGGAGCAAATCCAGTTGGTGTCCGTCGTGGAATTGAATTAGCTACGAATGCTGCCGTTAAATCATTACATGAAATGTCTAAGACCGTTTCAACAAAAGAAGAAATTGCGCAAATTGCGTCAATTTCAGCGGCTAACGAAGAGGTGGGTGCTTTAATTGCAGAAGCCATGGACAAGGTTGGTCATGACGGTGTAATTACCATCGAAGAGTCAAAGGGAATTGAAACAACCTTGGATGTTGTTGAAGGAATGCAATTTGACCGTGGATATATGTCACAATATATGGTTACTGATAATGAAAAAATGGAAGCTAATTTGGATAATCCATTTATCATGATTACTGATAAGAAAATCGGCAATATTCAAGATATTTTACCAGTTCTACAACAGGTCGTAGAGCAAGGCCGGGCGCTTATGATTGTGGCAGACGATATTACAGGTGAGGCACTACCAACCTTGGTTTTGAATAAGATGCGTGGAACCTTCAACGTGGTAGCTGTTAAGGCTCCGGGGTTTGGAGATCGACGTAAAGCCATGTTAGAGGATTTGGCCGTGTTAACTGGTGGAACCGTTATTACTGATGACCTTGGGTTAAATTTGAAGGATGTAACCATTGAGAATTTGGGACAAGCGGCAAAGGTTACGATCACAAAAGATAGCACAACGGTGGTAGAAGGTGCTGGAGATAAGCAATTGCTTACGGAACGAGTTGCTTTGATTAAGAGTCAAATTGATGAAACAACATCTGACTTTGATCGTGAAAAGTTACAAGAACGGCTAGCAAAATTGGCTGGAGGAGTTGCAGTTATTAATGTTGGGGCAGCGACTGAAACCGAATTAAAAGAACGTAAGTATCGAATTGAAGATGCTTTGAATGCCACTCGTGCAGCGGTTGAAGAAGGTTTCGTCGCCGGTGGTGGAACAGCATTGGTCAACGTGATTCCAGCGGTTTCAGCCTTAAAGGCTGAAGGGGATATTCAAACTGGAATTAACATTGTTGAACGCGCACTTGAGGCACCGGTTCGTCAAATTGCTGAGAATGCTGGACTTGAAGGATCTGTGATCGTCAACAAGTTGAAGGAGCAAACTCTAGGGACTGGTTATAATGCTGCTGATGATACTTGGGTTGATATGATTGCAGCTGGAATTGTGGATCCTACTAAGGTGACACGGTCAGCCTTACAAAATGCCGCATCTGTATCAGCATTGTTATTGACGACTGAGGCAGTGGTAGCTGAACAACCAAAGGATGAAGTACCTATGCCAGCCCCACAAGGTGGCATGAATGGTATGATGTAA
- a CDS encoding co-chaperone GroES, translating into MLKPLGDRILLQVNDEKEQTVGSIVIASNAQEKSATGTIVAVSDTTVGDLEAPKAVKVGDEVIYDQYAGKEIKNGGETYLVLHERDIIAVL; encoded by the coding sequence ATGTTAAAACCATTAGGGGATCGGATTCTATTACAAGTCAATGATGAAAAAGAGCAAACGGTCGGTAGCATTGTGATCGCTTCAAATGCGCAAGAAAAATCTGCCACAGGAACTATCGTAGCAGTTTCTGACACCACGGTTGGTGATTTGGAGGCTCCGAAGGCTGTCAAAGTTGGGGATGAAGTTATTTATGACCAATATGCCGGCAAAGAGATAAAAAATGGTGGCGAGACATATTTGGTTTTGCATGAACGTGATATCATCGCCGTTCTATAA
- a CDS encoding HD domain-containing protein — MQIEEIKDYVREVTSQEFSGHDYLHLERVLQNAELLMQSEENMNQDVIVAAVLLHDLIDDKLTDTVNETIDELRIKMREWGLTDVDRAEVLNIMTHMSYSKNLEQHYKLSLEGEIVQDADRLDALGAIGIGRAFAYGGHANNLMYNPNEIVRENMSEIEYRQHSTVINHFYEKLLKLESTMNTKTAQTIAARRTAFMRFYLDEFMAEIQGEK; from the coding sequence ATGCAGATTGAAGAAATTAAAGATTATGTTCGTGAGGTAACAAGCCAGGAGTTTTCGGGGCATGATTATTTACATTTGGAACGAGTATTACAAAACGCGGAATTGTTAATGCAGTCTGAGGAGAATATGAACCAAGACGTAATCGTAGCAGCAGTTTTACTGCATGATTTAATTGATGACAAATTAACTGATACGGTGAATGAAACTATTGATGAACTTCGGATTAAGATGCGTGAATGGGGACTAACGGATGTAGATAGGGCTGAAGTCTTGAATATTATGACACACATGTCCTATTCTAAAAATTTGGAACAACATTATAAGCTCAGCTTGGAAGGTGAAATTGTTCAAGATGCAGATCGGTTAGACGCTTTAGGCGCAATTGGAATTGGTCGTGCTTTTGCCTATGGTGGTCATGCGAATAATTTAATGTATAATCCCAATGAAATAGTGCGTGAAAATATGTCTGAGATTGAATATCGACAGCATAGCACTGTGATTAATCATTTTTATGAAAAACTATTGAAATTAGAGAGTACTATGAACACAAAAACAGCGCAGACGATTGCGGCGCGCCGAACAGCGTTTATGCGTTTTTATTTAGATGAATTTATGGCGGAAATCCAGGGTGAAAAGTAA
- the mscL gene encoding large-conductance mechanosensitive channel protein MscL — MLKEFKDFISRGSVLDLAVGVIIGGAFTGLVKSLTNNLINPIIGLFTGQVSSLDNLKLTINDSLVLKYGAFLGDVINFLITAFVVFLIIKFLNKFIRQENVESTDAVNPEVEMLTEIRDLLAKQNQ, encoded by the coding sequence ATGCTTAAAGAATTTAAAGATTTCATTTCGCGTGGTAGCGTTTTAGACTTAGCCGTTGGGGTTATCATCGGGGGTGCTTTTACTGGCCTTGTTAAATCACTGACTAACAATTTAATCAATCCGATCATTGGTCTTTTTACCGGACAAGTTTCCAGTTTGGATAATCTAAAACTAACTATTAATGATAGTCTTGTCTTGAAATACGGAGCATTCTTAGGTGATGTGATCAATTTCTTGATTACTGCCTTTGTCGTATTCTTAATTATTAAGTTTTTGAATAAATTTATTCGTCAAGAAAACGTTGAATCAACCGATGCGGTCAATCCCGAAGTTGAAATGTTAACGGAAATTCGTGACCTTTTGGCTAAGCAAAATCAATGA
- a CDS encoding ECF transporter S component: MINKRKSTRQLVLTAMFMAIILLQCMVPWLGFIPINPMVRVTIIPFTVSLGGMLLGPRVGGLLGAVMGMYSFYHAWTLPIGIGSLMLRNPITALLPRILVGVIVGIIYIKLVQQKAHRASPLLMFLLGALAAIINTGLVIGLTWLHFRIFNTTVAGLPNHVGIIWMFTSIAGLNALIEVVVDGLLGMLVGWPILRYMQKGSTLVQK, from the coding sequence ATGATCAATAAGAGAAAATCAACGCGCCAGTTAGTTTTAACGGCAATGTTTATGGCGATTATTTTGTTACAGTGCATGGTACCGTGGCTTGGATTTATTCCCATTAATCCGATGGTGAGGGTAACAATCATTCCATTTACTGTTTCACTAGGTGGGATGTTGCTAGGACCACGAGTGGGTGGTTTATTAGGCGCCGTGATGGGAATGTATTCTTTTTATCATGCTTGGACGCTACCAATTGGAATCGGATCACTCATGTTACGCAACCCAATTACCGCCTTATTGCCGCGCATTTTGGTCGGTGTGATTGTTGGAATAATTTATATTAAATTAGTTCAACAAAAAGCGCATAGAGCATCGCCCTTATTAATGTTTTTGCTAGGGGCACTGGCAGCTATTATTAATACTGGTTTAGTGATTGGCTTAACTTGGCTTCATTTTCGAATTTTTAATACCACGGTTGCTGGACTTCCTAACCATGTAGGTATCATTTGGATGTTTACTTCTATTGCAGGATTGAATGCTTTGATTGAAGTAGTGGTGGATGGGTTACTGGGGATGCTTGTAGGTTGGCCAATTTTACGTTATATGCAAAAAGGTTCAACATTAGTTCAAAAATAA
- a CDS encoding aminotransferase class I/II-fold pyridoxal phosphate-dependent enzyme: protein MKQEFVQPINQTVQAMTIDGLTGFQKKIAGIEDLVYLTFGEPGFNIEDSIKDAVIEGVKNNHSHYAVAEGDMVLRQAAVDNYNEKFDLHFNGPENVVVTSGVTEAIYVLFQTLLNPGDGVLIPTPAYPPYYAAINIIGGQMLKVDTSKTAFKITPQMIDEEIANADFPVKVILFNYPSNPTGATYTEAELRELANTFKKHQLWVISDEIYAELTYDIQHVSMMKILPEQTVMITGLSKSHAMTGYRIGFVIGAAAIIAEVSKVHDTLTFSLPQVTQDGAIAALTQAKDAPAKMRKIYQRRRDFVVEKMTAMGFEVGNPQGAFYIFARIPTDFSAGADGLAFAWSLATEGGVGVAPGIAFSDQTADYIRISYAANDENLATGMERMAAWIEQERAKR, encoded by the coding sequence ATGAAGCAAGAATTTGTGCAACCTATTAATCAAACTGTCCAAGCCATGACGATTGATGGCTTAACTGGATTTCAAAAGAAAATCGCAGGAATTGAGGATTTGGTTTATCTAACTTTTGGAGAACCAGGATTTAATATCGAAGATTCAATTAAAGATGCGGTGATTGAAGGAGTCAAGAATAATCATTCACATTATGCAGTTGCTGAGGGTGATATGGTACTTCGTCAAGCCGCTGTTGATAATTATAATGAAAAATTCGATTTGCATTTCAATGGACCGGAAAACGTAGTCGTTACCTCTGGAGTGACAGAAGCTATCTATGTGCTCTTTCAAACATTATTGAACCCTGGGGATGGTGTTTTAATTCCAACGCCTGCTTACCCACCTTATTATGCAGCCATTAACATTATTGGTGGTCAGATGTTGAAGGTTGATACTTCTAAAACTGCTTTTAAAATTACTCCACAAATGATTGATGAAGAAATCGCAAATGCTGACTTTCCAGTCAAAGTAATTTTATTCAATTATCCAAGTAATCCGACAGGGGCCACTTATACTGAAGCGGAATTACGCGAATTAGCTAATACGTTTAAGAAGCATCAATTGTGGGTTATTTCTGATGAAATTTATGCAGAACTAACTTATGATATTCAGCATGTTTCAATGATGAAAATTTTACCTGAACAAACAGTGATGATTACTGGTTTGTCAAAATCACATGCAATGACAGGGTATCGGATCGGATTCGTTATTGGGGCGGCTGCTATTATTGCAGAGGTTTCAAAGGTGCACGATACATTAACGTTCTCCTTACCACAAGTGACACAGGATGGGGCAATTGCTGCTTTGACGCAAGCGAAAGACGCTCCCGCTAAGATGCGCAAAATTTATCAACGTCGACGAGACTTTGTAGTAGAAAAAATGACGGCGATGGGCTTTGAAGTTGGTAATCCACAGGGGGCGTTTTATATTTTTGCCCGAATTCCAACAGATTTTTCAGCTGGTGCAGATGGGCTAGCCTTCGCATGGTCGCTGGCTACTGAAGGTGGTGTAGGTGTCGCTCCGGGGATTGCCTTTTCGGATCAAACAGCAGATTATATTCGGATTTCATATGCTGCAAATGATGAAAATTTGGCTACTGGAATGGAACGTATGGCGGCTTGGATTGAACAAGAGCGCGCTAAGCGTTAA
- a CDS encoding M15 family metallopeptidase: protein MGKNIQNEIPTNLTEWDWSTALDAKIEENHEALVPLGLLPEKIIVQPAYFIQNLSGAMSELYARQSVQIKLVQAANLLPEDYKLVIFDAWRSVSTQAALFHSLKRKISQTNPTWSKTQVIEKTLETVAKPSRDNHKPSPHNTGGSIDLTIVDNQGVMLDMASPFDDFHDSAKTNYLEIKTDLTPSELKARDNRRLLYHIMTSVGFTNLSNEWWHFDYGNQNWAHCANQDHALYGATKPVFPWVTILD, encoded by the coding sequence ATGGGAAAAAATATACAAAATGAAATTCCAACTAATCTGACTGAATGGGATTGGTCAACTGCCTTAGACGCTAAGATCGAAGAAAACCACGAAGCCCTTGTCCCCCTTGGATTATTACCAGAAAAAATAATTGTTCAACCGGCCTATTTTATTCAAAATTTGTCAGGAGCAATGTCAGAGTTATATGCTCGTCAAAGTGTGCAAATTAAATTAGTGCAGGCTGCTAACTTACTCCCCGAAGACTATAAACTAGTGATTTTTGATGCTTGGCGTTCAGTTTCCACCCAGGCAGCCCTGTTCCATTCGCTGAAACGTAAAATTTCACAAACTAATCCAACTTGGTCCAAAACTCAAGTAATTGAAAAAACATTGGAAACCGTCGCTAAACCATCACGTGATAATCACAAACCTTCTCCACATAATACTGGGGGATCTATTGATCTAACCATCGTTGATAATCAGGGAGTCATGTTAGATATGGCCTCCCCTTTTGATGACTTTCACGATAGCGCTAAAACAAATTACCTAGAAATTAAAACCGATTTGACTCCTTCCGAATTAAAAGCTCGTGATAATCGGCGACTCCTTTACCATATTATGACTTCGGTAGGCTTCACCAATCTATCAAATGAATGGTGGCATTTCGATTATGGCAATCAAAATTGGGCTCACTGTGCAAATCAGGACCATGCTTTGTATGGGGCGACTAAACCAGTTTTCCCTTGGGTAACTATTCTGGATTAG
- the ntdP gene encoding nucleoside tri-diphosphate phosphatase codes for MQNSRLPREGDYITIKSYKHDGSLHRTWRETMILKTSENEIIGINDHTVVIEDDGRRWVTREPAIVYFHRKYWFNIIAMIRDNGISYYCNLASPFVLDKEALKYIDYDLDVKVYPDGEKRLLDADEYQAHREKWQYSDEVDFVLSEHVKILVDWINQREGPFSEGYVDLWYRRYQEIKNRAHR; via the coding sequence ATGCAAAATAGTCGACTGCCGAGAGAAGGGGACTATATAACGATTAAGAGCTATAAACACGATGGAAGTCTACACCGTACTTGGCGTGAAACAATGATATTGAAGACCAGCGAAAATGAGATTATCGGGATAAATGATCATACCGTAGTGATTGAAGACGATGGTCGTCGATGGGTAACTCGGGAACCAGCGATTGTTTATTTTCATCGAAAATATTGGTTTAATATTATCGCAATGATTCGAGATAATGGAATATCGTATTATTGTAATTTGGCTAGTCCTTTTGTCTTAGATAAAGAGGCACTAAAATATATTGATTATGACTTGGATGTTAAGGTTTATCCAGATGGAGAAAAACGCTTACTTGACGCTGATGAATATCAAGCTCATCGGGAAAAATGGCAATATTCTGATGAAGTGGATTTTGTTTTAAGTGAACATGTCAAAATTTTAGTGGATTGGATTAATCAGCGTGAAGGTCCATTTTCTGAAGGTTATGTTGACCTTTGGTATCGGCGATATCAAGAGATTAAAAATCGGGCACATCGTTAA